The Filimonas lacunae genomic sequence TTTTGTTTGATAAACAATTGATGCAGGATCACTTTAATGAAAACTATGCAGAGAGTGAAAAATACCCCAAAGCCTCGTTTACAGGCGCTATCAATGGTAATGTAAGTAATACACCCGGTAAGTACCCGGTAACCATCGATGGCAAACTCACCATGCACGGTGTAACCCAGCCGGTAAGTATCCCCGCAGTGCTGGAAGTGCAGCAAGGTAAAGTATCGGGCAGTGCTTCCTTTAATGTGAAGCTGGCCGATTATAAGATCACTATTCCCGGAGCCGTAAAAGATAAAATAGCCCCTGACGTAGCCGTAAAGGTGTCTATAGTATGCAACCCCTTAAAGTAAAAAGCTTATGCGCAAAATTTCTTTATATATAGGCCTGCTGCTGTTATGCCAATACCAGGTAGCAACGGC encodes the following:
- a CDS encoding YceI family protein, encoding MKKLIVMLLTACTLQAARAQTFITRDGKISFFSKTSAEDIKAENKQVFAAVDLSKKTVAFSLLMRGFLFDKQLMQDHFNENYAESEKYPKASFTGAINGNVSNTPGKYPVTIDGKLTMHGVTQPVSIPAVLEVQQGKVSGSASFNVKLADYKITIPGAVKDKIAPDVAVKVSIVCNPLK